The following DNA comes from Carassius auratus strain Wakin chromosome 46, ASM336829v1, whole genome shotgun sequence.
AAATTTCCACCCGATTTAAACGTTATAAATAGACCTAAAtatttttagtgcattgttaAAGACATCACGAAAGCATCTTCAAACCTGAAGTACAGAAAACGGATGACAAATGATGTCTtgcaaaagtaaaagtaaaatacatGGCCATATTGTGTCTGAAATGtgatattattttgtttatggaAAAACACACTTCCATAAACGTGTAGAACAAGAAAATGCAGAATTTTCGGATTTGGTTTAAGCTAGAAGTTATTTTGCAGCTAGACTCTATATAACAtttatgtgtccctggagcacatgCAGTCATCAGTCTCACAGGTGTATTTATACcaatacacaacaatacactgtatgggtcaaaatgatcgatttttcttttattccaaaaatcattaggatattaattaaagatcatgttccataaagatattttgtaaatctcctaccgtaaatatatcaaaacttaatttttgattagtaatatgcattgctaagagcttcatttgaacaactttaaagatgattttctcaatatttagatttgtttgctccctcagattccagattatcaaatagttgcatctcagacaaatattgtcctccgaacaaaccacacattaatggagagatgatttattcagctttcagatgatttataaaacacaaattgaCAATTAtcactggttttgtgctccaggtcaTATATATTCTAATCAAAACTATGAGCGAGAGGTCAGAAATACCAATATTTTTagactaaaatgttaatctttaaacacttttttgatcaaatgcatgGTTATGAATCATTATTTTGTGGTTATAAGTTACACTGATTAcactaactttaaaaaaaaatgtattgtcattTGTTTTGCTCCAGTAATAAGGAAGTAACATTGTCTAAACCTCAAATGTGTGTAGAGAGAAAAGCCCTGTTCATTTTCACAGGATGTTGTTTCACAGATCCACGTGTATCGACACGTCCAGACGAACGATCAACACTAACGGTGATGACCTTTCTGTTATTGAACTAATAAAGCAGGAGCAGATCATCAAGATATCGAATTGTTCTTAGCGTTTTCATTTGTAAAGGAAAGCACATTGCACAATATTAGACTCATGTTCTGTTCTCATTACACAATCACTCATTCATAACTCGCTCATATTTCCTTTTTCCAGAACAACACTTCCTTCAGTGGCACGCAGTGTCTGTGCGCACaactgatttttacattttatttcatattatacatttattttatgggTCATTCTTCAATTGCGGTGGCAAATGGTGTGTCCCTCTACTTTACTACAGTTGAAATAAACGTTAAATACCAATAAATACCAATAAATTCTAAAAAGTTTACATGTTTATATTCTATAGGGTTAACACAATTTGTGCGCTATTAATTGTTAACTTTTagttttaaagtatttaattgaGTTTGGGAGATTGCATTTGTAACAAAATATGCATGTTCCCGTCATACCTTAGAGTGGTATCATGGAATGTAAttgcaacaatataacatttttaacacaaataaAGTGGTTATAATGtgaatatagattttatttaaaatgtaaaattttattaaattgttttaaaaaaatacatattttgttatattaaagaaaaaagttcTGTCCCCCAAATTCATGTCTGTGGTGTTACCACAATGGATTTTGCCCCTTTAAGAAAAGGGGGAAGTCTGTTTAGACTACTTCCTGTGTGTAAAGGTCACTGCAGGTGCTGGATGATCTGAGGGGTGCATTGAGAGCACATTCTCTCTTATTCATTTTCTTAAAGTTAGCTTAATGTCGGACAATTTTATGTGTTGCACTTTATTAGCATCTGTGGTGTTATGTTAATAACTTGCAgatgtttacatatttttatcaaaattaatattgATTAATATACTTATTATACTTATTAATATTTCCTAAGTGTCCCCCGATCTTGAAAACATCATGATGCCAGCCATAAAGgccattttagaattatttaatattaatttgaagctccattccctaaaaattaaaatgcattttcattactGTAAAAAAGCACACTGTTTGTAAACGATCAATGATCGTCTGGTAATGTTTTACACTAACAAGTGCTTCCagcattaaatatgtatttatattttacaattatatatgcaaatgtatttagagataaaaaataaactttgcagatataaacaaaaaaaaatattgtattggagcataaaaataaatgagagTCTAATGAAAATTACAACTGGGAGATGATTATTTCAGAGAATTTCAAAGAAAAATGTGTTGACGCACTGCAAACATGCTCAGAGATGCAtgctaaaaatatttacttttacaaACTTTATGGTCTCAAAAATAAGCTTAGATTAATTGATCCAATTTTGTTTTAGCATTCTGGGTGGAGAAATGACCAGAGcatgttttaatgtaatattgcAGTTTTTCTCCACTGTGAAAGCGGTCTTTGTCAAGGTTGTGTTTAACCCCTGTCAGCCTGGTTTCTGAGGGCGAGACCCTGGATCTCATGGGGCCCCACAGTTCAGGACACAGAGTTTGGGGACAAAAGACAAATTCAGTGTTTGCTACAGCAGGGTTCCTCTCCGCCTACCGAAACTGCAGCACATTCCAGTATCTTCCTCCACAGTGACTCTGAGTGGCCCCTGAGGGCCCCGGGCTGAACGCATGTGAACTGTCAGGATATCTCAGAGGCTCAGTGTCACTAACCACAGTTAGGTTAGTTTATTTAAACAGTTAGTCATGGTAGATATGTTCCTTGAGGCTAGCAACACCCTGAGCGGTGCATTACTTCATGCCACTTCAATGCATCTCACCAGCATGTTATTACATGAAATACTGAGCTGCACTGTGATCCATTCAGTGTTAGCTCTTGAGTGGCGCATAGGTTTtagttcttttattattatttaaattaacacagtttataaatgtaaataaagaattCTAAGAAAAGATCAATCATTTGAATAGTGCatgtgtatttaaaaacaatttaaaagtgCAACAAAGTGTGTACATAAGTGTCAATAAGAACACAATTCtttgtatttgtaaatattatatgaatTCTAACTGTCATAACCAAACAGGTTGccaattattaaaactttttcaATCCTACTACACGCAAGGCTTAGcctatgaatattaattacgcaTAATGACGTTCACCAAGAAGGCCTCACTGATTGGCTGAAAGACCGCTTACGGGTAAGCGGCAGCGAATCAGGTAGAGGCCtggcttatgaatattaaatattcaaattaaaatagacTGCAACGTCAACATGACCAAGTTAATATTAATGACCAAATCCTTTACCATGGTAGAAGTCTTAGTTTCGTTTCGCTGTCCCACAGGTTTATTACGGTCTGAACTCACCTTATAAACTTTGCCGAAAGCACCATCGCCCAGTTCCCCGATAATTTCCCAAATGTCGCTAGGATTTACATCCCGATGAACGTGCTCGTATTGTTTGGTTTTCTTCTTCACGTCAATTGTAGGAAGACGGAGGATCTTGCTGAATTTTGCAAAAGccatattaaataaaacagacaacagACTCAAATACTAAAAAACAGTTgacttcagaaaaaaacaaaagcgaGTAAGCTGAAGTAAGCCTCCGCGGAAGGAGACacattcatcatttaaaaaataacaaaataaaaaccatCAAACTGTGATGGACTGATTCCACTCCATTCACGAGCAGGCGTCTGAAGCTCTCGTGTTCACCTGTTCTCTCACTACTGCTGTGAGTCGAGACACAGGGCCACGCCCACTCCACGGAACCACGCGATCATGGGATTTGTAGTTTTAAAGCCTATTTATGCGTCATCGGAACTACAGGAGCTGCGAGTAATTGAACAGACCATcttaatgaattttaattttgtatttaacaattataatttaataagttAGTCAAGACGCacagattaaaaagaaaaaagacaaagaaaaaaacaaaacaaggaacaGAACAAATAtctgagtaaataaaaaaaactgttgcacACAACCCCCACCTAGTGGTAATATGTGGAACAATTTGTAGTTTTTTTAGAAGACGGAAAACAGGTAAAtagtaaacaaaaatgtaaacaacacttctttgattaatagaaagatacaaagatcagcatttgtatgaaataaaaagtttctgtaacattatacactctaacattcaaaagcttggattcatatatatatatatttaatttgtatttttcaaaaatgcaataaaacgtaattcataaatacatatattctaTGATAACATTATATGATAATGTtatcataataaattataattatgctCTTTAAAGATATTGATTATGAATAAGATCTGATGAGTAACCACTATTTATGATCTCATTTTAATCATTCTGGAGTCTCAGTCCGGTGATGTCTGCAGTGATCTCAGCCTCTCCATCCTCTGTGATGTAACGCTTTACAGTTATCACGAGTGAAAACCAAGTCCTGAAACAGACAcccaattaaaacacacacaagcaaaaacttaaaattatgctactgaaaataaataaatgaattacatctaaaatgaaaatgaacaaaaatgcaaaacatacTTTTGACCTACCCCGTGACATTTTTGTGACATGATGAAATAGAGTTGTCTGGTCACAGCAGCTAGATTCTGCACTTTCCTGGTGTAAGCACATCTCCTTTCTCTCAGACCGCTCAGCAGAGACAGATACGAGTTCATAGTGGACATCCCACAAGCGTTCTGTCATCACAGAGAAACATGCATGACAACACAACACAACTGACTCTGGAGGTGAGAGGAATGAGCTCATAACTGTCATAAAAACATTACCATGAAGTGTCaagaaaatgcataatttttctcACATATTTTACTTATTTGCTCTTAAAGGTAAAATCTCATTCTTCATGAGAATCACTAATATTTGAAAGCAGTTAAAAATCTTCCAGCCTTTTCACTGAAACATGATTTGACATTACAGGCAAGCTTTGTCTCTTAAGGTCATGTACTACTCACATGAACATTGATGTAGAGGTCGGGCAGGTGAGCTGTGCATCTGGACTGCAACATAAAGCACTGTATCAAGCACCAAGGCTCATTGCTGTACCTCAGTTCAGTTATTTTAGAATTACAGTGTCGTGGTCAGTCTTGATTTGGGCCGCTCTTTGGGTGATCTCTTTACCCATGTTCAGCACTTTGGTGTAGCAGGTCGGAGGGATGGGGTAGGGCTGAGCCCAAATCATGGGCATCGCCAGCACAAGCAGCAGTGTGGACGCTAGCATGCTGTCTGCTGTCTGTGAAGAGCACTGATGCATTTATACACCGCCGCACATTCATAAAGCTTGTGTTCATTACAGGAGATGACAAGATATATGAGTCAATTAGGCTGGAATTCCCATCAGATATGAAAACGCTATTACTTGTGGCCGCTCGGCCAAGTCAGAATATGCCACGGAAAAATGTTTTGCACAAAAagcataatttgaaattaaatgtgtgcattttaatccaggaaataaacaaatacattcacaatttaaaaaaataataataattccacttGTTTCAACTTCGAATGTTAAGCTTATAGTTAGTGTGAAATGCTATTTTTGAGTTGACTAACCTTAAAACTTAAAGGCAGCATGAACACTTACTTTTTTAGGTTGAAACATTTCTTTGCAGTGAAGAAGTTACAGTTTAgtacattaaaatatgtattttataaatgtaatatcaaacAACACTGTAGTTCTAATTATAATGAAGGACTTTTCATTTGCATAagtgtacttaataaaaaaaatgtcaaaacgtaatgaaaaatgttctttaaaataaaacttctaattagacattattacaaagtgcacttctAAAAGTTGCTTTAAGtgcacttaagtggcctttatttaatttatattctatTATCTACAATCTGATTGTTTGTAAATACAATTTTCACATTTGAAGCACAGTACAGGTGCAGATTCAGTGAAGCATGCTTTCTTTTAACAAGGGTTTTGCAGCAAAAGATTTTCCTAAAAATAAAGTTGTCTACCGCAGCACTACATTCAGAGAGCTACAGAGTGTTTTCTGCGTGAATGAGGAGAGCTGAAAAGCTTATTAAGAAAACAACTGAACTGTAAAAATGTCTTGTACCTGAAGCATTTCATACGACTGATCACACACAATGAGTGATGAAGATATCTAAACCATCTAAATATGATTGAAACGTCAAATCTAATCATCCTGACTTAAGTTCTACtgagaaacacattttaattgtgaaaaagtaccatacagtacagtatgtgtgtaacTAAGCATGCAACTAAATAAGATGCGGGTGAAGTTGAGTTGTGTGCCTCTAGATGGCAGCATGACGTCAGCAGCAGCGCATCGCTCGTCATTCAGTGGCGTGACCTTCACTCACGCGCTAGAACCTCCTGAATAAACCTCTCTTCTGTCATTTAACAAAGACAACGATCATCAGTGAAGATGAAAGGTGTTGTATATGTGACCAGGGAAAGGTGACTGGTGTGTTTgtaaaagagctgtgtgtgcacGAGGCATCCAATCTCGTGAAGTATACTCTGCTGTGCCAAGAGAGTAATGGGCATTTGGCCGGATTTTGAGAGATCCTATTGCTCTGACCTCCTAAACAGGATTTCACTTCCGAGACTGATGACCCAGAGCAAATTCATTACAGTCTCGTATgtctaaagaagaagaaaaaaaaaacataagaaaatatcTGTGAAATTTCATATGACCTTGTCATTCATTGACTTACATTTGATCTgcatctgttctgttctgttctgtttagtTCTGTTATTTTCTTTTCTACAGTCACTCTGTAAATATCTTTTTTTCATGCTAAAgcatacttttacattttaaatatacccTCAACccttaaaaaatagaaaaatatttgatttgacgACTGAAACTGAACTTGCCATAAAAGGTCAAATAATCAGATAATTTTAAGAGACCACGTAATgacataatatgaatatatataggctatatatgtaTGGTTTTAATGTCGCAAATTGCTTTCTGCATGGTTAGCTACACCATATTGACAAAAGTTaattttttagtttgttattaataatacattattttttttaaatggtttgtaAGAAATGACGATAGATGATGTCAccgtttaaaatgcattaaaaaataattcttgaataaattaataaatggctCCGGGGAGAATATATTGCGTACTTCCATACACTGCTTGAACCACGCTCTGGATGAATAAACGATCCTCCCCACCAGAGGGACacttcaccatcatcatcatcaccatcaccatcatcatcagatCTGCACCAGACGCATGATGCTGCTTTTATTCAACAGTTGAGgacacagctctctctctctcatcacgCACTGCTCCGGGATCGGCtctcgggtgtgtgtgtgtgtgtgtgtgtgtgtgtgtgtggagcagcatGCGCGCGTGTTCTGCATCAGTGTGTCATTGACTCCGGCTCTGCAAGGATCTTCTCACAGCATTGCGGTGACTGGAGAAGTTGTGCGGGATAGTCTCGTCTTTCCACTGCGGTCTCGTCTGTCTCGGTCGCTTTCATGAGCTCTGCTGTTATTCGTCCAGTCGATCATTTCAATCCTCCTGACATATAAAGCGGTAAGTGTATGATTTCTGATGATTTCACAGCTACAGGTCTATTCTCCTCACGTATTCCGAGCACTCTCTGCTGTCTCTGGACTTTATATTACTCTTCTGTGTAGCTGTATTAGCGTAGAGTAATTACCAGTGAACTACATGTACATAATCAAGTATGACTTGCACACTGTCCtagttaatacaattttaaagtattttaagggGCAGGTTGTCGCACTTTTTATGCAATGAATATTtggtcactttattttaaagaccaaTTCTCAAGATTTACTTGCatgcatattgactgtttattagtaggCTACTGAGCACATATTTATGCTTTATTGTGCAtgagcatattttagatcccACATCTAAActcaacaactaccttactaactattaataagcagcagcttaggagtttattgaggcaaaagttgctTAATAGTTAATTAATAGAGATAATTATACCTTACCACACCCTACAGTGTGACAACATAATTCACTGTGTCAAATTTCTTGTGTGGATGCAAAAAAGATCTCTCTTGAAGCTCTTTTATCAAGTagatatgaatgaatgaactctTTTAACAACAACATTAACCATGTGACAGCTTGCTCTGAATAGAATTTAACCTTtcattccaatatatatatatatatatatatatatatatatatatatatcatcttttGAAAAAATTCtgaagggttcacaaactttcaagcagCAGTGCTTATTTCATTATCATGTGGAAGCATTGTGTTCACTCGCTTATCTAACAAATACAGCAAAGCATTTGGGCAACATTTATTGTAGCCTAAGACAGATTTTGAcactgaaaacagaaaatgttagcAAATTAAATTTActggttttatatatttatatataaaattagcatCACTGAGTCAACCCGAATCAGTACATTAATTTATACCAACAAAACGAGTTTTTATTGTTGAATGAGTTAAGTATTGCTCTTTAAAGTAACAAGGTTACCTCTTCTTACAATACAAAACCACTGCTAGAGAAAACAAGCGTTTGTGTAATTGGACTTCAGCCCAAGTGAGCACCAGAACATGTCATGCATGTAACACAAATCACTATCGTTTAAAGAGTGACAATATTTGATTTGCATTACCCTCGCACTCCTCTCTGTCCACAGGTCGTTCTTCAACAGAGGAATATATCCTTATTAACGAACGCAGGGGATGTTTCTGTATTAAACCGGAGATCATCACCTCTTCAGAAGTCATGGGACTCGGTCAGTCCAGCAGGACATCGGTCACCGATGACCCAGAGGAGGGTAAGTGTGTTactggaaagaaaaaaacaagctgTTCCCGTTCCTATAGTTGGATAGAGGAGCCAAACTCACAACACATTAATAAATGAACTACTTTATGACTTTTCATGTAACCTCCTCTCTTTATTTCTAACTGTTAGGATGCTTTATTTAAACATGGGTGGATAGTGTGAATGAAGCGTCACTTCTTGAATGTTAAAATACGGAAACTGATTGATTTGAGCATCCCAATAGCATAAGTTTGGGGGAGGACTATCTAGAAATTCAATTCTGAAATCATTTACTTTCCCCATGTTGTTCAAAAACTCTATGAATGCCGTATAATGAAAGGATACAGTGATAAGGGACTGTCAACCTCTAAAAAGGATAaaaagcaacatttattatagtatttatgagATAAGCCACTGCTAGCTGTGCATTAAGTGATTAAATGAGGTGtgcattaaatggttttaaagtagagCAGAGTGCATTGATACAGAACAGTGATTAAACTGACTGGAACTAGCTGTGCATTAAACAGACAGACCGTGGTAGAAAAGTGTCTTCTCAAAGTGCTTTTAGTGGAAGaaagacaataacatttaaaGTGATAATCTCCCCCTTTGTAAAATTGTGTATTGTAACCACTTACAGTcacaaatgttttaatgtaagcTGGTTAAATTTATAATTCTGAGTCTGACAGAACAGTCAACGACAATGTTTTGCTTTGAGAATATATGAGATTGCTCACTTTCAAACAGGATTTTTCCAAAGTAAACCCATACAACAAGATCCATAGCTGTTGACTGCAGAAAGTCATTTATTGAGGTTCTCATAAATCTGTCTGTGTGTGGAGGTGGGCCTTAAATTTACAGGTCAGATTCCAATagacctttgtgtgtgtgtgtgtgtgtgtgtgtgtgtgtgtgtgtgtgtgtgtgcatgtctcaaGGTTTCACTTGTGTCCTCATCAAGAAACACTGATGGAGAGAAAAAGATCTCTCCTGTGGAGCGAGAGCATGTTTAACTCTTTATTAAGAGTTTGAGATCTTCAGGCAACATCTAATTGTTTTCTAGCTTTAATCTGGTAACTGTTATTGACTTTGTGGGAGGTGCTTCCCGTTAGAGATGGGGCATTGACTATTTAGGACATGCTTATGACCctctggaagtcactgtgaaAAAGGGTGTCAGCGTTCTCTAAGTGGCTGTCCTAGATCGTTTGCCCAAACTCGATGGGTCACCGATTCTTCAGATATGGGACAAAACATGACCCTCAAATGTACCTCTACTTTTTAAAATAGCTCTACATTTAAATAGCTCAGCATTTGGGCTTTGGAGTTTCATCAATGCAGAGATCTTTAAAAGTACCATTTGTTGTGATTTTATCTTTATTTGATGAAAACTGTGACATGTTTGCACTCACAAAACAAGCTTTCCTCAGATCATAATTCAAGAATTTGTATACGTTAAATATACGttaaatacaggtccttctcaaaatatttgcatattgtgataaagttcattattttccataatgtaatggtaaaaattaaactttcatatatttta
Coding sequences within:
- the LOC113063704 gene encoding cytokine-like protein 1, producing MHQCSSQTADSMLASTLLLVLAMPMIWAQPYPIPPTCYTKVLNMGKEITQRAAQIKTDHDTSRCTAHLPDLYINVHNACGMSTMNSYLSLLSGLRERRCAYTRKVQNLAAVTRQLYFIMSQKCHGDLVFTRDNCKALHHRGWRG